In Aliidongia dinghuensis, the genomic window CGCCATCGCGGCGGCGATCCGCGGCACGGCCGGGATCATGCATTCCCAGGCCGGGGTCGCCACGACCCAGGCCGGCTTCGCCCGCCGGGCCGCCGAGTGGCAGAACCAGCTCAACCTGGCCAAAATCGAGCTGCAGCAGGTCGAGAAACAGATCCTGGCTGCCACCGTGCGCCAATCCATCGCCAATCAGGAGGTTACCAACCAGCAGCTGCAGATCGACAACGCCCAGGCGGAAGACGATTTCATGCACGGCAAGTTCACGAATTCGGATCTGTACGCCTATATGATCAGCCAGCTGTCGACGACCTATTTCCAGACCTATCAGCTGGCCTATGCCATGGCCAAGCAGAGCGAGCAGACCTTCCGCTACGAACTCGGCCTCGCCGAATCCAGCTACATCAATTTTGGTTATTGGAACAGCCTACGCAAAGGCCTGCTGGCGGGCGAGCAGCTGGCCTATGACGTCCGCTACATGGACCAGGCCTATCGCGACCAGAATATCCGCGAGCTGGAACTGACCAAGCATGTGGCACTGTCCCAGCTCGACGCCTCGGCGCTCGAGATGCTGAAGACCAGCCGGTCGTGCTGGATCAATCTCCCGGAAGAGCTGTTCGACATGGATTATCCGGGCCATTACATGCGCCGGATCAAGACAGTCAGCATCACGATCCCCTGCGTCGCCGGCCCTTACACGACGGTCAGCTGCACGCTGACCATGACCAAGAACTCGGTCCGCGTGAACAATACCAGTGGCGTCGCCTATCCGCGCAAGACCGGCACCGGCGGCGTGCCGGCCGACGATCCGCGGTTCCGCGATTCGGTGGCGACGATCCAGTCGATCGCTACCAGCTCGGCGCAGAACGACGACGGGCTGTTCGAGCTCAATCTGCGCGACGAGCGTTACCTGCCCTTCGAGGGAGCGGGCGCCATCAGCCAATGGCATTTGCAGCTGCCCGCGGGCGTCACGCAATTCGATCCGAGCACGATCACGGACGTCATTCTCCATCTGAAATATACGGCACGCGACGGCGGCGAGGGGCTGCGGGCCGATGCCGGGACCAATTTGCAGACGCAGATCAACAACATGCTGGTCGGCCTCAAGGATACGGGCCTCGCGCAGCTGTTCAGCGCCAGGCATGATTTCCCGTCGCAATGGTATGCGTTCCTCAATGCGGCGGCCGGCACCGACCAGGTGCTGACGCTGGATCTCGGCCGCGACCGCTTCCCCTATTTTGCCGCCGCGGCAAGCGGTCTCAAGATCAAGCAGCTCGAGCTGGTGGCGGATGCCGCCGCACTCACCCAGGCGATCCAGGTATCGCCCGTGCCGTCTAAACCACCGGCGCCGCTCAAATTTACCAATGACGGCGTCTATGCCGGCATGCTGCGACTCGTGCTCGACTATCCGTCGGGCCCCGACAGCGGCACCTGGACGATCACCAACCCCAAGGCCAATACGCCGCTCACCGCGCAGACGATCGAGGATCTCGCCGTGATCGTGCATTATTCGGTGACGCTGCCGTGATCGCCGGATCAACGCGGCGACAGACGACCGCTTCTTCCATTTCGCCACGGTCTTCGGGTCGATGCCGTAGCGCTTCGCCAGGGGCCTCAGGTTCTCTTGACTATGCCGTATCGCTCGACGGACTGCCTTTGTCGTTGTGGCGCAGCCGTGAAGAACTGGCCCATAGTGCGTCCCTCCACTCCTGCGAGAAGATTGCACCACTAAAGCCTGGGATTGAGCATATAGGTCTGGGTTCCTATGACCTGGGGTATGGGAACTATAGCGACGCAACGACTAACGGCTTCGCAGGACTCGACGACAGTCTCTCCTTTACTCTGACGAGCGTCCCCGAACCCTCGAGATGGACGATGATGATCATGGGCTTGGCTGGGTTCGGCTTTATGGCCTATCGGCGGAAGTCAAAGCCGGCATTGATTGCTGTGTGATCGACGATCCAGAAGCCGCCTCCGGGCGGCTTTTCCTTTGCGGTCGA contains:
- a CDS encoding Tc toxin subunit A-related protein, which encodes MVDIENLLPLQQVTGFVPGGQQILQPLETLYFCIPPNDQLLAYWDTVASRLYNIRHCLNLAGQSAPLALFAPPIDPGLLVRAASAGLDIGSILADMNSPLPNYRFAVMVQKTLDLCNDVKALGGSLLQAMEKKDAEDLALLRSSNGIALAKAVLLVKQQQVEDATHTLEGLQQQQAMVQAKIDYYQGLINNGLNSWETASLLLTKTAINGDNSAVQIEYLGNVLGLIPDFDIGAEGFGGSPAATVKFGGTQLGGATRAIAAAIRGTAGIMHSQAGVATTQAGFARRAAEWQNQLNLAKIELQQVEKQILAATVRQSIANQEVTNQQLQIDNAQAEDDFMHGKFTNSDLYAYMISQLSTTYFQTYQLAYAMAKQSEQTFRYELGLAESSYINFGYWNSLRKGLLAGEQLAYDVRYMDQAYRDQNIRELELTKHVALSQLDASALEMLKTSRSCWINLPEELFDMDYPGHYMRRIKTVSITIPCVAGPYTTVSCTLTMTKNSVRVNNTSGVAYPRKTGTGGVPADDPRFRDSVATIQSIATSSAQNDDGLFELNLRDERYLPFEGAGAISQWHLQLPAGVTQFDPSTITDVILHLKYTARDGGEGLRADAGTNLQTQINNMLVGLKDTGLAQLFSARHDFPSQWYAFLNAAAGTDQVLTLDLGRDRFPYFAAAASGLKIKQLELVADAAALTQAIQVSPVPSKPPAPLKFTNDGVYAGMLRLVLDYPSGPDSGTWTITNPKANTPLTAQTIEDLAVIVHYSVTLP